The Haloplasma contractile SSD-17B genome has a segment encoding these proteins:
- a CDS encoding ABC transporter ATP-binding protein: MFEVYKSLGWFFKQEWKKYLVMLLLLIALSFMSIIPARLLGEAIDTIVAGELSKRLLIGFVLLFVLVPLVRYVFDFCYHYLINSQGQKLSYQLRKRYLNKLFEMDSKLYEEYTKGDLIARVTNDLQALTVAATSLLQEIVYNTSLLTFTIGTMILSINLKLTLVSVTIMPISFFILTKILRRMRRYYRTHRKIYSNMTEKVLESVEGVKVVRAYVQEENDRKQLEEAIHEDINSWRKIVKFETIFGPLFDFVYSISYFLAFAYGTYLVIFQEITVGQLITFTMYLGMLYGPIISLSNIFNGINNAIISNERFSEILSKETDVKDTSDSKPIINFNEIEFKDVSFKYPFDKHQVINHINFTINKGEKIGIVGPTGSGKSTLIRQLLREFNVKEGQILIDGLPIEQYQVLHVRNLVGYVPQSHILFRRTVDENILIGKQEAEPNEVETAIRIADFKKDVAYLTDGLNTLVGESGATLSGGQKQRLSIARALIKDPEILILDDSLSAVDADTEKTIINHLKEYRNKKTTIIVAHRFSAIKDADKILVLVDGKIIERGTHEELIALDGWYKEQYIKQTVLGEED, encoded by the coding sequence ATGTTTGAAGTTTACAAAAGTTTAGGTTGGTTTTTTAAACAAGAATGGAAAAAATACTTAGTAATGCTACTTTTATTAATAGCGTTATCTTTTATGTCAATTATACCGGCTAGGTTATTGGGAGAAGCTATTGATACAATTGTTGCAGGGGAATTATCGAAACGTTTATTAATTGGATTTGTACTATTATTTGTCTTGGTACCTCTGGTACGATATGTGTTTGATTTTTGTTACCACTATTTAATTAATTCACAGGGACAAAAATTGTCTTATCAACTAAGAAAGCGATATCTTAACAAACTATTTGAAATGGATTCAAAGCTCTACGAGGAGTATACAAAAGGTGATTTAATTGCGAGAGTAACAAACGATTTGCAGGCGTTGACCGTAGCAGCAACATCGTTGTTGCAAGAGATCGTTTATAATACATCGCTCTTAACATTTACAATCGGTACAATGATTCTATCAATTAACTTAAAATTAACTTTAGTGTCTGTAACGATTATGCCAATTTCATTTTTTATCCTGACTAAAATTTTACGTCGAATGCGCCGTTATTACCGAACTCATCGTAAAATATACTCTAATATGACAGAAAAGGTATTAGAGTCAGTTGAGGGAGTTAAGGTAGTCCGGGCCTATGTACAAGAAGAGAATGATCGGAAACAATTAGAAGAGGCAATTCATGAAGATATTAACTCTTGGAGAAAAATCGTGAAGTTTGAAACAATCTTTGGACCGCTTTTTGACTTTGTCTATTCAATCTCATATTTCCTAGCATTTGCATATGGGACATATTTGGTTATTTTCCAGGAAATCACGGTAGGTCAATTAATAACTTTTACCATGTATTTAGGGATGCTTTATGGTCCGATTATCTCATTAAGTAATATTTTTAATGGAATTAATAATGCGATTATTTCGAATGAGCGTTTTAGCGAAATTTTGTCTAAAGAGACGGATGTTAAGGATACTAGTGATTCAAAGCCGATTATTAATTTCAATGAAATTGAATTTAAAGATGTGTCGTTTAAATATCCATTTGATAAGCATCAGGTTATTAATCATATCAACTTTACAATCAATAAAGGTGAGAAGATTGGTATTGTAGGTCCTACAGGTTCAGGGAAATCAACATTAATCAGACAACTGTTAAGAGAGTTTAATGTCAAGGAAGGTCAAATTTTGATCGATGGTCTCCCTATTGAACAATATCAAGTTTTGCATGTTAGAAATTTAGTTGGCTACGTTCCTCAATCCCATATACTATTTAGACGAACAGTTGATGAAAATATCTTAATTGGTAAGCAGGAAGCAGAACCTAATGAGGTAGAAACGGCAATAAGAATTGCCGACTTTAAAAAGGATGTCGCTTATCTTACAGATGGTCTTAATACGTTAGTAGGGGAATCAGGTGCAACACTAAGCGGGGGACAAAAACAACGTCTATCGATTGCTCGTGCACTGATTAAAGACCCTGAAATTTTAATCTTGGATGATTCGTTAAGTGCAGTTGACGCTGATACTGAGAAGACAATTATCAATCATCTTAAAGAATACCGTAATAAAAAAACAACTATTATTGTTGCACATCGTTTTTCCGCTATTAAAGATGCAGACAAAATACTTGTTTTAGTTGATGGTAAAATTATTGAACGTGGAACGCACGAGGAATTAATTGCTTTAGATGGCTGGTATAAGGAACAATATATCAAACAGACAGTATTAGGGGAGGAAGACTAA
- the grxC gene encoding glutaredoxin 3 has product MNKEIIMYTFTTCPYCIKAKKILESEGIEYKEIEISGDDQKLKELEEKTGYRTVPQIFAGDTFIGGSDDLAKIHREGNLTEVISK; this is encoded by the coding sequence ATGAATAAGGAAATAATCATGTATACATTTACGACTTGCCCATATTGTATTAAAGCAAAAAAAATTCTTGAAAGCGAGGGCATTGAATACAAGGAAATTGAAATTAGTGGTGACGATCAAAAGTTAAAAGAACTTGAAGAAAAAACAGGTTACCGAACGGTACCACAAATTTTTGCAGGGGATACTTTTATTGGTGGTTCTGATGATTTAGCAAAAATACACCGCGAAGGAAATCTAACAGAAGTAATTTCAAAATAA
- the yjcZ gene encoding sporulation protein YjcZ produces the protein MFGYGCGGYGYGYGGGLGYGGGFGSSFALILVLFILLSIIGVSAIS, from the coding sequence ATGTTTGGATACGGATGTGGTGGCTACGGCTATGGCTATGGCGGAGGCTTAGGTTATGGTGGTGGCTTTGGAAGTAGCTTTGCTTTAATATTAGTATTATTTATTCTACTTTCTATTATAGGTGTTTCAGCTATTAGTTAA
- a CDS encoding phosphatase PAP2 family protein: MPALLFYMILIVFLVVHVLYINKYFNEKREALLILSSMIIFFILLSRGLIRDNLAFLDDFIYKLISPIISERLTSLMVFITHLGSAPVLIAVSVISFFILRKSKTHAHYGYMIAFNLVSTYGLNLLLKYIFKRERPDIMRLIDIEGLSFPSGHSMVSISFYGLLLYLLYMNIKTTAYRVLTTTVISILIVLVGFSRIYLGVHYATDVFAGFAVGSAWLIMLIIFTNNYFDSAYKFRKNN, translated from the coding sequence ATGCCAGCTTTATTATTTTATATGATTTTGATTGTATTCTTAGTGGTGCATGTATTATACATAAATAAATACTTCAATGAGAAGCGAGAAGCACTATTAATACTTAGTAGTATGATCATCTTTTTCATTCTACTTTCCCGTGGACTTATTAGAGATAACTTAGCATTTCTTGATGATTTTATTTATAAATTAATTAGTCCAATTATCTCAGAACGTTTAACATCGTTAATGGTATTCATTACACATCTTGGTTCGGCACCAGTTTTAATTGCCGTTTCAGTGATTAGTTTTTTTATTCTTAGGAAAAGTAAAACACATGCTCATTATGGATATATGATCGCCTTTAACTTAGTTTCAACATATGGTCTAAATCTTTTACTTAAATACATCTTTAAACGTGAACGACCTGATATTATGCGATTAATTGACATTGAAGGGTTAAGTTTTCCTAGTGGTCATTCGATGGTGAGTATTAGTTTTTATGGTTTGTTATTGTATTTACTTTATATGAATATAAAGACTACTGCGTATCGTGTGCTGACTACAACTGTCATTTCTATTCTAATTGTCCTAGTTGGATTTAGTAGGATTTATTTAGGCGTTCATTATGCAACGGATGTATTCGCCGGTTTTGCTGTAGGTAGTGCTTGGTTAATCATGTTAATCATTTTTACGAATAATTATTTCGATTCAGCATATAAGTTTAGAAAAAATAATTAA
- a CDS encoding ABC transporter ATP-binding protein, giving the protein MKAMKKIWRYIKQYKKLLYISLIMLVLNQVLGLLSPLIVKEILDEHIMGIEFPWYQVAEEGEHTVYFNGDYYKQERYFGDGETKGKQVSVFTHKSNFYFVYEPIIEGKKTIDDQTLTVVKDEITKTYSISKLDYEDVIDFYKPSFFMLKILVLLLLARSILSIIIGYIQRISTANLNINMVRDARLDAIKKVGRLPINYFEQEPAGKLSNRIIHDVGGMMMLLGTLINLVINASMSFIFAYIGMFYLDAKLALISFVIYPIVYIWLRFFIKKLRKVATKVNELNSLITASLNEIINGISILQIFNYKKQTSKRFDTLNKAFMGEHIKEIKLHTTLGWNMINFLRGIVTAAIIVYFGYGYLNVEGMVISAGLIYAYNEYLLKLIDPLNILFRQVGNLQHAVVRTERIFKIIDGEVEDNTKEVIPRYKGRIQFENVWFAYHEQDYVIKDINLNIEPGQVVGLVGHTGSGKSSLMSLLLRFYDLKPTDKGKILVDGIDITNFSKPTYRQHIGIILQDPVLFKGTIASNVRFGANDITDEQIEEILIHIGAKQLLDKFDKGIHQEVSRAGSNLSVGEKQLISFARALIYNPSILVMDEATANIDTETETLIQNALDIVSKGRTMIIIAHRLSTIKNADKIVVLNNGEKFEEGSHKELIINNGIYANIYRSQV; this is encoded by the coding sequence ATGAAAGCAATGAAAAAAATATGGCGCTATATTAAACAGTATAAAAAACTATTATATATTAGTTTAATTATGTTAGTTTTGAATCAAGTATTAGGCCTCCTATCTCCTCTTATTGTAAAAGAGATTTTAGATGAACATATTATGGGAATTGAATTTCCTTGGTACCAAGTTGCGGAAGAAGGAGAGCATACGGTTTATTTTAATGGTGATTACTATAAACAAGAGCGATACTTTGGTGATGGAGAAACAAAGGGAAAACAAGTCTCAGTTTTTACTCATAAAAGTAATTTTTATTTTGTGTATGAACCGATCATAGAAGGTAAAAAGACAATTGACGATCAAACATTAACAGTAGTGAAGGATGAAATCACTAAAACTTATTCAATATCTAAACTTGACTATGAGGATGTCATCGACTTCTATAAACCATCATTCTTTATGCTTAAAATTCTCGTTCTCCTACTCTTAGCAAGGTCGATCTTGTCAATCATAATCGGATATATCCAACGAATTTCAACGGCTAACTTAAATATCAATATGGTTAGGGATGCCAGGTTAGATGCAATAAAAAAAGTAGGACGACTACCTATTAATTATTTTGAACAGGAGCCAGCAGGAAAATTAAGTAATCGTATAATCCATGATGTCGGTGGAATGATGATGTTACTCGGAACGCTAATTAATCTTGTTATTAATGCTTCGATGAGTTTTATCTTTGCTTATATAGGAATGTTCTACCTTGATGCTAAATTAGCACTCATTTCATTTGTAATTTATCCGATTGTATATATATGGTTGCGCTTCTTTATTAAAAAACTGAGAAAAGTGGCTACAAAAGTTAATGAGCTAAATTCTTTGATCACTGCATCACTAAATGAAATTATAAATGGGATTTCAATTTTACAAATCTTTAATTATAAAAAGCAAACTTCTAAGCGATTTGATACGCTAAATAAAGCGTTCATGGGCGAGCATATTAAAGAGATTAAACTACATACAACGTTAGGTTGGAATATGATCAACTTTCTACGTGGAATTGTAACAGCTGCTATTATTGTTTACTTTGGTTACGGGTATTTAAATGTAGAAGGAATGGTTATATCAGCAGGTTTGATCTATGCCTATAATGAATACTTACTAAAGTTAATAGATCCTCTCAATATTCTATTTAGACAAGTTGGGAATCTTCAACATGCTGTTGTTCGTACTGAACGTATCTTTAAAATCATAGATGGTGAAGTAGAAGACAATACAAAAGAGGTTATTCCTAGATACAAGGGTCGTATCCAATTTGAAAATGTATGGTTTGCTTATCATGAGCAGGATTATGTGATTAAAGATATTAACCTCAATATCGAACCCGGTCAGGTTGTAGGGTTAGTTGGTCATACAGGAAGTGGGAAATCGTCGTTAATGAGTCTATTACTACGTTTTTATGATCTGAAACCAACGGATAAAGGAAAAATTCTAGTTGACGGCATCGATATCACGAACTTTTCAAAACCTACGTATAGACAACATATAGGAATCATCCTTCAGGACCCAGTCCTTTTTAAGGGAACTATTGCTTCTAATGTTCGATTTGGTGCTAATGATATAACAGATGAACAGATTGAAGAGATTTTGATTCATATTGGTGCAAAACAATTGTTAGATAAGTTTGACAAAGGGATTCATCAAGAGGTTTCTAGAGCGGGGTCGAATTTATCGGTTGGTGAGAAGCAACTCATTTCATTTGCACGGGCACTGATTTACAACCCTTCAATCCTTGTTATGGATGAAGCAACTGCAAACATTGATACAGAAACTGAAACGCTTATACAAAATGCTCTCGACATTGTTTCGAAAGGTCGGACAATGATTATCATTGCCCATCGCCTTAGTACCATTAAGAACGCCGATAAAATCGTTGTTTTAAATAATGGTGAAAAGTTTGAAGAAGGCTCTCACAAAGAATTAATTATTAATAATGGAATCTATGCTAACATCTATCGTTCACAGGTATAA
- a CDS encoding Cof-type HAD-IIB family hydrolase → MYKLIALDIDGTLLTTDHKISELTRRTITEVSDTGIPVVICTGRAIQGVEPIIDELNLDLPFITYNGAMILMGKSKELLFEQKLSKEDAIDIYQLGQHYDTTIILWNHNKLYVNKLNERATKYGKAANTEPIVIQDIVEVVKDGATKLLWYDDVKTISKFESSVLNQIGDTINYHTSKPFYLEFVDYRASKALALKRLGQKLNIKQHEMIAVGDGFNDLSMIKYAGLGVAMGNASRVIKEAADYVTYSNDQDGIAQVINKFVFNRS, encoded by the coding sequence ATGTATAAATTAATTGCGTTAGATATAGATGGTACGCTCTTAACGACTGATCATAAAATTTCTGAATTAACAAGGCGCACAATCACGGAGGTTAGCGATACAGGAATACCTGTTGTCATCTGTACAGGTAGGGCAATACAAGGTGTAGAACCCATAATCGATGAACTAAACTTGGATTTACCGTTTATTACGTATAATGGAGCTATGATTTTAATGGGGAAGTCAAAGGAACTACTGTTCGAACAAAAACTAAGTAAAGAAGATGCAATCGACATTTATCAGTTAGGTCAACATTATGACACAACGATTATCCTGTGGAATCATAATAAGCTGTATGTAAATAAACTTAATGAGAGGGCTACGAAGTACGGGAAAGCTGCAAATACGGAACCAATTGTCATACAAGATATTGTTGAAGTAGTAAAAGACGGTGCAACAAAACTCCTGTGGTACGATGATGTTAAGACTATTTCAAAATTCGAATCCAGTGTTTTGAATCAAATAGGTGATACAATTAATTACCACACTTCAAAACCATTTTACCTAGAATTTGTTGACTACCGTGCATCAAAAGCACTTGCTTTAAAACGACTTGGACAAAAACTAAATATAAAACAGCACGAGATGATCGCTGTTGGTGATGGTTTTAATGATTTAAGCATGATTAAGTATGCAGGATTAGGTGTTGCTATGGGGAACGCTAGTCGGGTCATTAAGGAAGCTGCTGATTATGTAACCTACTCAAATGATCAAGATGGTATTGCGCAAGTGATAAATAAATTTGTCTTTAACCGATCATAA
- a CDS encoding FMN-binding protein, with translation MKKLSLLIFSLFAIGSISACNPEDTDDITDTTEQTEQTDDTQDTTDQNNDTAEKIEYNDGTYTGYGDPWDYGYETADITIENGDITQVVLHRWRNDDTEVDYDNWTGAEIDGKLYPNLKQYRLDMASEIIDQQSLEGVDYIAGATITTENWILAVQDALNKALK, from the coding sequence ATGAAAAAACTGTCATTATTAATTTTTTCTTTGTTTGCTATCGGATCAATATCTGCATGTAATCCTGAAGATACAGATGACATAACGGATACAACAGAACAAACAGAACAAACAGATGATACACAAGATACAACAGATCAAAATAATGATACTGCAGAAAAGATTGAGTATAACGATGGTACCTACACAGGTTACGGTGACCCATGGGATTATGGATATGAAACAGCTGACATAACAATAGAAAATGGAGACATCACACAAGTTGTATTACACAGATGGAGAAATGATGATACAGAAGTTGATTATGATAATTGGACTGGTGCCGAAATAGACGGTAAACTTTATCCGAATTTAAAGCAATACCGATTAGACATGGCAAGTGAAATTATTGATCAGCAATCATTAGAAGGTGTAGACTATATTGCAGGAGCTACTATTACTACAGAAAACTGGATTTTAGCCGTACAAGATGCTTTAAATAAAGCGTTGAAATAA
- a CDS encoding bifunctional diguanylate cyclase/phosphohydrolase: MLNVNKNKKVINKEYFLKSIISATNELLINEDYYDAVSKALSIIGEAALLDRIYLFQNNNDLHCPTTGQIFRWDYEKQGTQIDQVPLQRIEFSDIPNLIEPLKRKEAFIHIVSELEECHVKSLLMHNDTLSVIALPIFIRDQFFGFIGYDECQYEREWTSEETSLIEMFTNSISKAIERNIKEEERKYISFHDSLTGLCNRRYIENEMKKIELNIKDTLPLSIIVADVNGLKLVNDSFGHLIGDQIIKKSAMILKEVCGKDYIVARWGGDEFLVILPNTDVDQVKKRVELINNKCEDTAINSIPVSISTSHATTHDHLEPLYKTLKRAEDSMYKEKLIKSSSIKRKLIKMILNTYFDKYPKEKEHAMCVSDLSVKIGKAMNRSEQEIRKLEKVGVYHDIGKIALDQNILKKNYQILTDEEINERKRHAAIGYRILCASNELSELAKYILLHHERLDGSGYPNGVKEDSIPLITRILTVANSYDTMLRYQKLSEDEAINRLINEVGTRYDSLIVKAFVEQVLNRTWYSVIEGAYDNVIENNGSFDPLDQIYVFDPTDLTLSKNDLNIQGIVNTHINDTYKLIYTVENSHGKVERIERRVSVGNLAPKLCQEQLTYGTIMLDNASFVVAKIADEIMIDIRTGGSEQWSSQLTFNNISLIKSKTYVISFEAKSLKQLELILSVGYFDHDISYWNSFLGTINNHFKITPKKQQYMLMFTLLQDTCHESEIKFEFGKALENKLIISNLKINEYIK, encoded by the coding sequence ATGTTAAATGTAAATAAAAATAAAAAGGTAATCAATAAAGAGTACTTTTTGAAGTCCATTATTTCAGCTACTAATGAATTATTAATAAACGAAGATTATTATGATGCTGTTTCTAAGGCCCTTAGCATAATCGGTGAAGCAGCCCTTCTTGATCGTATTTATCTGTTTCAGAATAATAATGATCTACATTGCCCTACTACAGGTCAGATTTTCAGATGGGATTATGAAAAACAGGGCACTCAAATTGATCAAGTTCCGCTTCAACGAATTGAGTTCAGTGACATTCCTAATTTAATTGAGCCTCTAAAACGAAAAGAAGCATTTATTCATATTGTATCTGAGTTAGAGGAGTGTCATGTAAAGTCATTACTTATGCATAACGATACATTATCAGTAATAGCACTGCCTATTTTTATTCGAGATCAATTCTTTGGTTTTATTGGTTACGATGAATGTCAATATGAACGTGAGTGGACTTCTGAGGAGACGTCCCTAATTGAGATGTTTACAAATTCTATTTCGAAGGCAATTGAACGAAATATAAAGGAAGAAGAACGAAAATATATAAGTTTTCATGATTCATTAACTGGATTATGTAATAGACGCTATATTGAAAATGAAATGAAGAAAATCGAATTAAATATAAAAGATACTCTGCCACTATCTATTATTGTCGCAGATGTAAATGGATTAAAGTTGGTTAATGACTCATTTGGACACTTGATAGGAGATCAAATAATTAAGAAATCAGCTATGATTTTAAAAGAGGTTTGTGGTAAAGACTATATTGTAGCTAGATGGGGTGGGGATGAGTTCTTAGTTATATTACCGAATACTGATGTTGATCAAGTTAAAAAACGGGTTGAACTAATTAATAACAAGTGTGAAGACACGGCTATTAATTCAATTCCTGTATCGATTTCAACTAGTCATGCAACTACACACGATCACCTTGAACCTCTCTATAAGACCTTAAAACGTGCTGAAGATTCAATGTACAAAGAAAAACTAATTAAAAGTTCATCCATCAAACGGAAACTAATAAAAATGATCTTAAACACTTATTTTGACAAGTATCCCAAGGAGAAAGAACATGCCATGTGTGTTAGTGATTTAAGTGTCAAAATAGGTAAGGCAATGAATCGATCTGAGCAAGAGATTCGGAAGTTAGAAAAAGTGGGAGTCTATCACGATATTGGAAAAATAGCCCTCGACCAGAATATATTAAAGAAAAACTATCAAATACTAACAGATGAAGAAATAAATGAGCGTAAAAGGCACGCTGCAATTGGTTATCGTATTTTATGCGCTTCAAATGAATTATCTGAATTAGCAAAATATATATTACTGCATCATGAACGTCTAGATGGAAGCGGCTATCCAAATGGTGTTAAAGAAGACAGTATCCCACTTATTACTCGTATCTTAACTGTTGCGAATTCTTACGACACGATGTTACGTTATCAAAAGTTAAGTGAGGATGAAGCAATCAATCGATTAATTAATGAAGTAGGTACTCGTTATGATTCGTTGATTGTTAAGGCTTTTGTAGAACAAGTTTTAAATCGAACCTGGTATAGTGTTATTGAGGGTGCTTATGACAATGTGATAGAGAATAATGGTTCGTTTGACCCGCTTGATCAAATATATGTTTTTGACCCCACTGATTTAACGCTCTCAAAAAATGATTTAAACATACAAGGAATTGTAAACACTCATATAAATGACACATACAAACTGATTTATACAGTTGAAAACAGTCATGGAAAAGTCGAACGCATAGAACGTCGTGTTTCAGTAGGGAATCTTGCCCCAAAGTTATGTCAAGAACAGTTAACTTATGGGACAATTATGTTAGATAACGCATCATTTGTAGTAGCGAAAATTGCTGATGAAATAATGATTGACATACGGACTGGTGGATCTGAACAATGGTCCTCACAATTAACGTTTAATAATATTTCACTTATAAAAAGTAAAACCTATGTAATTTCGTTTGAAGCGAAATCTTTAAAACAACTCGAACTCATTTTATCGGTTGGTTATTTTGACCACGATATTTCTTATTGGAATTCGTTCTTAGGAACGATAAATAATCACTTTAAAATTACACCCAAAAAGCAGCAATATATGTTAATGTTTACACTTTTACAGGATACCTGTCATGAAAGTGAAATAAAATTTGAGTTTGGAAAAGCGTTAGAAAATAAACTTATTATTTCTAACCTTAAAATCAATGAATATATCAAATAA